The window TTCAGGCGCATGAAGTCGACGTGCAGCGGCCGGTCCTTGACCTTGTCGAGCTGGTAGTCGCGCGGGATCACGCGCTCCTTGCGGCCCTCGATGTCGACCTCGAAGATCGTGGTCAGGAAGTGGCCGGCGTAGATGTGCTTCTCGGCGTCGCGGAACGCCAGGCTGATCGCCTCGGGCGCGTCGCCGCCCCCGTAGATGACCGCCGGCACGCGGCCCTCGCGGCGGATGCTGCGGGAGGCCCCCTTGCCGAGCCCGCTGCGCGCCACGGCCGCGATGGTCTTGGTCGCTGCCATTGTCGTGATGTCCTGTCTCAAAACGCGAACGGCCGCCCGATGCGGCCGCGTGTCCCCTCGCCCGTGCCTCCAAGGGTGTCGGCGGGCGGGAGCGCCGTGCATACGCGCCCCGCGCCGCCGTTGCAACCCGGCGCCCCTCACTCGGCCGGCAGGCGACCCTCCATGGGCATGTTCTGCGTGGCCTCGCCGCGCGGCTGGGCGATCATCATTGTGGCGCCGGCCGCGAGGAGCAGCAGCACGCCCGCGAAGGTCAGCGCCTTCGCGGGGTCGGCGCCGAGCAGGTGGTCGTAGACCGCGCCGAACGTCACGGTCTGGATCAGCATGGGGATCACGATCATCATGTTGATGATCCCCATGTAGACGCCGTAGCGCGAGCGCGGGATCACGGCGACCGCCATGATGTAGGGCACGCCCATCATGCTGGCCCAGGCGATGCCGAAGCCGATCATCGGCACGAAGAGCAGATACTTGTCGCCGATGTGCGGGAACACCAGCAGCGCGACCGCCGCCAGCACCAGCGCTGCGGCGTGGACGAGCCGCGCCGAATATCTCTTCGCCGCCCACATCAGGCCGAAGGCCGACAGAAAGGTCACCACGTTGTAGAAGCCGTTGACGAGGCCGGTCCAGGCGACGGCGTCGGAATAGGCCGGGTCGGCCGCCGTGGCGCCCCAAACGGATTTCGCGATCGACAGCGACACGTACTGCCAATAGCAGAACATCGCGTACCACTGGAACAGGTAGACGAGGGCGAGCTGCCAGAGCGTCAGCGGCATCTGGCGGATCGCGGTGCCGATCTCGCCGAGCGTCGCCGCGAAGCCCGCGCCGTGGGCCCGCATGGCGGCGAGTTCCTCGGCCGAGGGCGGGATCTCGGGCGTGGTCCGGACCGACAGGCCGACGCTGCCGATGGAACACACGGCGCCGAGGAAGAAGGAGCCGAACACCCAGTAGGGGATGCCCGAGGCCGTCGCCCCGCCGATGCTCTTCTGGAAGACGAAGAGCGACACGTTGGCCAGCGTGATGCCGAAGCCGGTGAAGAAGCTCTGGGTGAGGAAGCCGCGGGCGTGCTGGGCGGGCGGCAGCTTGTCGGCGATGAAGGCGCGGTAGGGCTCCATGGCGGTGTTGTTGGAGGCGTCGAGCAGCCACAGGAGCAGCACCGCCATCCACAGCGCCATGCAGAAGGGATACAGGAACAGGCACAGGCTGCAGCCGAGCGCCCCGATGAGGAAGTAGGGCTTGCGCCGCCCCCAGCGCGGCGACCAGGTCCGGTCGCTCATGGCGCCGATGACGGGCTGGATGAGCAGTCCCGTGATCGGCCCCGCCATGTTGAGCAGCGGCAGGCTGCCGGCGTCGGCGTGCAGGAACGAGAAGATCGGGTTGATCGCCGTCTGCTGCATGCCGAAGCTGTATTGTATCCCGAAGAAGCCGAAGTTCATCAGGATGATCTGCTGCGGCGTCAGCGGGACGCGCTCCGCGACGGCCATGGTCCCCTCCCCCCTCTATAGTGTTCAGGGCGGGAGTAGGACACGCATCAGTAGCATCGTCAACCGCATTCGGGCGGGCGAGTTCTGCATCGCCGCGGCACGTCGACGTCCGTTATTGTCGGACCAGAGGTCGGGGCCGCTCGACGGGTTCAACGCGCCGCGGCGGCGCGCGGGAAGGTCGAGCCCGCCAGCGCCCGGTAGCGCCAGCCCTGGAGCAGGCCCCGCGCCAGCAGGAACCCGAGGAGCGCGGTCCACAGGCCGGCGTTGCCGAGCGGCCGCAGCGCGGCGAAGAGCGCGAGGTAGAGGCCGAGGGACAGGAGCATCAGGTTGCGCATGTCGCGCGTCCAGGTCGCGCCGACGAAGACGCCGTCGAACTCGAACGCCATGGCGCCGCAGAGCGGAGTGAGGGCCGCGAAGGGCAGGAACAGGCGCGCCGCCTCGCGCACGGCGGGGCTCGTCGTGACGACGTCGATGAAGAGGCCGCCGCCCGCGAAGGCGATGAGCGTCACGGCGCCCGAGAAGGCCGCGCACCACAGGGCCGTGATGCCCACGGCGCGGCGGAAGCCCGCCCCATCGCCCGCGCCGACCGACTGGCCGCACATCTGCTCGGCCGCGGTGGCGAAGCCGTCGAGGAAGTAGGCCGATATCAGGAAGAGGTTCATCAGCACGGCGTTGGCGGCCAGCACGACGTCGCCGCCCCGCGCGCCCTGCGCCGTGAAGAACGCGAAGGCGAAGATCAGCGCGGCCGAGCGGATCATGATGTCGCGGTTCACGCCGAGCATGCGCGACAGGGCCGCGCGGTCGCGCAGCGCCGCCCAGTCGACCGCGAAGCGCCCGTGCAGCCGGGCCAGCACGGCGAGGCCGACCGCGGCGCCGACGCCCTCGGCCAGGAGCGTGCCGACCGCCGAGCCGCGCACGCCGAGCCCGGCACCGGCCACGAGGGCGACGTTCAGCGCGATGTTGGACAGGTTGATGAGCACCTGCAGCACGAGGCCGAGGTCGGTGCGGCCGCGCCCGATCACGGCGCCGAGCACGACGTAGTTCGTGAGCGCGAAGGGCGCCGACCAGATGCGGATGTCGTAGTAGCTCCGCGCCGCCGCGGTGACGGCCGGCGTGGCGCCGAGCGCCGCGAAGGCGACGGAAGCGATCGGCCTCTGCAGCGCGATCAGCAGGGTGCCGAGCCCGAGCGCCAGAAGGAGCGCGCGCAGCAGCGTGGCGCGCTCGGCCGCGAGGTCGCCCGCGCCGACCGCCTGGGCGGTCAGGCCGGCGGTGCCCATGCGCAGGAAGCCGAGGCCCCAGAAGACGAAATCGAAGATCACGGCCGCGGCCGCGATGGCGCCGAGCAGCGCGGGCTCGCCGAGCCGCCCGATGACGGCCGCGTCGGCGAAGCCGAGCAGCGGCGTCGACATGTGGGCCAGGGTCATCGGCAGCGCGAGGCGGATCACCGCGGCGTGGGTGACGGCGACGCGGTTCGGGCTGGTCATCGGCGGATCCGTCCGGGGGATGCCGTGTTTCTGCGCCATGGCACGCCGGTTGCCTACGCCTTTCGCCGCGAGGCCCGGCCGGGCCGGGTGCGGAGCGAGGCAGCAGCATGACCCAGAGCAAGGGCGACCCCGTGGTGACGAAGCGATTCGTCCATCCCAACGGGAGCGTGTCGCATTTCCACGTCCGGGACGGCCGCGTGCTGCTGACGAGCGTGCATCCCGAGCACTCCGGCAACCCGGCCGAGATGGAACGGGCCGAACTGCTGCGCGCCTGGGACAAGGTGACCGAGGACGCCGAGGCCGAGGGGCTGCTCGGCTGAGCGGGCGGAGCCGCGGCGGCGCGTCGCCGGAAGCTGCGGCGTCGTCCCGGGCGGAGCGCCGGAGGCGCGGTCGACCCGGGACGACGGGTGGCGAAGGCCGAGGCGGACCCGCGAGGAAGGCCGCGCGGGCCCCTCCCGTCAGCTCGGGTATTCGGTGCCCTTGAAGCTGTCGAGCGCCGTCACGGCACCCCACCAGTCGGCCACGCCGGGCAGGGCCAGGAACTCCTGCTTGTGCGGCGTGAGCACCACGTAGGCGAAGATCGGCGCGAGGTAGAGGTCGGCGAGGCTCTGCTCGGCGCCGGCGATGAAGCGGTCTCCCCCGCGGAGCTTCATGATCTCGCCCAGCACCGTCTTGCCCTCGGCGATGCCCTCGTGGTGCATCGCCTCGTTCTTGCCGCCGACGAAGTCGGGGAACAGGTGGTAGGCCACCACGCCGCCGATCAGCGCCTTGTAGCCGTAGCTATCGAGGATGCTCACCGTCATGGCCGAGCGCGCCAGGGACTTGAGGTCGGTCGGAATCAGCCTTTTCCCCGGCAGCAGCGCGTCGAGGTAGGCCGCGATGGCGGGCGTCTCGATGATGCGGAATCCGTCGACGTCCACCACCGGCACCTTGCCGAACGGGTGGCGCGCCAGGTGCTCGGGCTGCCTGGGCTCGCCCTTCAGAACGTTCACGGGCACCTGCTCGAAGTCCGTCACGCCCTTCTCGGCGAGCAGCATCTTCACGGTCCGCACGTAGGTGGAGTTGTCGAAGCCCCAGAGCTTGATGGCCGGCATGGTGTCTGTCCCCCCTCGGTTCGCGGTCGGGAGGATGGGACGACGCGCCCAGGGGTCAAGGCCGGGGCGCGGTCGCGCGCCCCATCGGCCTCGCTCGCCGCTCTGCGGCGGTCCGTCGCAAGCCCGGACCCGCCGCCGGTCCGCGCCGTTGTGGCGGGACCCCGCACCCCGGAGCCTTTCCATGACCGACGCCGCCGCCGACCGCCTGCGCATGCAGGACCCCCGCAAGCAGTACCCGCAGCCGCCCTTCCCCCGCCAGCCGCAGAGCGCGCCGGGCCTCGCGAAGGCGATGGACCCGAAGCCCGACCACGGCGAGACGAGCTACAAGGGCTACGGCCGCCTCGTGGGCCGCAAGGCGCTGGTGACGGGCGCGGATTCCGGCATCGGCCGGGCGGCCGCCATCGCCTTCGCGCGCGAGGGCGCCGACGTGGCGCTCAGCTATCTCGCCGACGAGCAGGCCGACGCCGAGGAGGTGAAGACGGTGGTCGAGGCCGAGGGGCGCACCTGCCTGCTGCTGCCCGGCGACATCACGAGCGAGGACTTCTGCCTGGAACTCGTCACCAAGGCGGCCTCGGGCCTCGGCGGCATCGACATCCTGGTCAACAACGCCGGCAAGCAGACGAACCAGGAGGACGTCGACGACATCACCTCCGAGCAGTTCGACCGGACGATGAAGACCAACCTTTACGCCATGTTCTGGATCACCAAGGCGGCGCTGAAGCACATGCCGGCCGGCGCGGCGATCATCAACACGGCCTCGGTGCAGGGCTTCAGCCCCTCGGCCGGCCTCGTCGACTACGCCACCACCAAGGCCGGCATCATCGCCTTCTCGCAGGCGCTGGCGAAGCAGCAGATCGAGCACGGGATCCGCGTCAACGTCGTGGCGCCGGGCCCGTTCTGGACCGCCCTGCAGCCCTCCGGCGGCCAGCCGCAGGAGAAGGTGCAGAAGTTCGGCGCCGAGGTGCCGCTCGGCCGGCCCGGCCAGCCCGTGGAATGCGCGCCCATCTACGTGTTCCTGGCCTCGCAGGAGGCCAGCTACGTGACGGGCGAGGTCTACGCCGCGACGGGTGGCAAGGGGACCTGAGGCTCAGCCGGCGGCCCGGCATTCGCCGAACCCGCACTGCATCAGCACGGCGGCGAGGTTGACCGCCGCCAGCGCCGCGACGAGGAGGCTCGCGAGCCCGGCGAGCCTCCCGGTCATCCCCGGCCCGTCCGGCTCGCGCGCGGGCGAGCCGAACAGCGCGAGCCGCCCCGCGAAGCCGGCGATGAGCGCCACCGCGACCACCACGGCCCACACGGGCATGTGCAGGCCCAGCACGGCGCTGCCCACGTAGCCGTGGCCGGGCCGGGGCACGATGTCGAGCAGCACCTGTCGGACCGACACGACGAGCAGGAACACGGCCGAGGCGAGGCCGACGCCCGCGGCGCGGGCCGACGCGCCGGCGCCGGGACCGGCGCGGAAATGCATCGCCAGCCCGAAGCAGGCGCCGAACATGCCGACGCGCTCCAGCAGGCAGAGCGGACAGGGCGCCTCCCCGAATCCGAACTGCATCACCAGCGCGGCGGCGAGCACGGCCAGGAGGCCGAGCAGCATGGCGAGGGCCGCGAGGTCGTCGAGGCGGGCGCGGGTCACGCGCCGCGCTCCGGCGCGTCGGCCGCCACCTGCAGCCAGGGCATGGCGAAGCCGTCCCGCGCGTCGTGGATCTCGAACAGGAACAGGGCCGCCGACAGGGCCAGGCCGGCGAGGAGCAGGGCCGCGGCGAGCCGGCGCGGGCCGAACAGCAGGGTCAGCAGCGCCGCGGTCAGCGCCGCGAAGATCAGGGCCATCACGGCGCACACCTCCAGGATCGGGCCTCCACCGGAGGCTTGTAGCAGACGGGCGGCGACCCCGGTCGTCGAGGATCGACGGGCGGGGCGCCTCAGCCCTGGGCCTTGCCGACGTGGTCCGCCATCATGGCGCCCCTGGTTCCGAGCGGCCTGCGGCCCGGTTCCGTCGTGTCGCGGGCGGTCTGGTGCTCCACCTCGGCGTTGAGCTCCCCGCCCAGCAGCACGATGACGGCCGAGATCCACAGCCAGACCATGAAGCCCACGGCCGCGCCGAGGGAGCCGTAGACGCGGTTGTAGCTGTCGAAGGTGGCGACGTACCACGAGAACAGCATCGAGGCCGCGATCCAGAGGAGGGCCGCGATCGCGCTGCCCCAGGTCACCCAGCGCCAGCGGGCCTCGTTGCGGGACGGGCCGTAGCGGTAGATCACGGCGAGGCTCACCACGATGGTGAGGAGCAGGATCGGCCAGCGGGCCACCGCGAGCAGCCATTCCGTCAGCGACGGCAGGCCGAAGAACTTGGACACCACCGGCAGGACGACCACGCCCGCCAGGGCCACCACCGTGAAGGCCACGCCGGCGAGCGTGAAGGCGAAGGTCGTCGCGTAGAGCCGGAGCGCGCTCCGCTCCTCCTTCTCGTTGTAGACGACGTTCAGCGCGTCGAACAGCGCGACCGCGCCCGAGTTGGCGCTGTAGAGCGCGACGGCGAGCGAGATCGCGAAGGCGCTGCCGAGCGTGTTGTTGTCCTGCTGCGCGACGAGCCTGACCTGATCGTCGACGAGGCCGAGCACGCCGGCCGGGAGGATGCCGGCCAGCAGCACGAGGTGGCCGCAGATCGTGCTCGCGTCCGCGAAGAGGCCGTAGAGCGACACGATGGCGGCGATGCCCGGAAACACCGCGAGCAGGGCGAAGAAGGCCACGCTGCCGGCCGTCGACAGGACCCGGTTGGCCGACGTGGCCCAGAACACCCGGACCAGGATGTCCTTCCAGCCGCGGGCCGGGATGTCCTTCGGGGAGTCGGCCTCGCGGCCCCGCCCCGGCTCCCGCGCGCGGGCGAGGTCCGTCGACGATCCCGGCGCCCCGGGCTCCTCGCCGACCTGGGCACGCCAGTCCTCTGCCTGCTCTTCGGGTGTCACGGACGGGCGCTCGCGTGGGGGATTCGCATGGGGCGGAGTTAAGCAGGCGACGCGCGAGCCGGGCAACCCGGGCCCGCGCGCCGGGGCGGGGCGACGCGCCGGGCGGGTCGGGCGCGTGCCGGCGGGGCCTCTAGGGGTCGGACCCTTCGCCGCGCCGGCGGCCGGCGATCGAGCCCGCGCGTTGCAGGAGGAACCCACCCCGGAGCCCGCATGCCCCGTCCCCGCCTCGCCGTCCCGCTCGCCGCCCTGCTCCTGGCCGGGCCCGCCTCCGCGCGGGCCGCGGACGCCCCGGTCACGGCGGAGGTCTGGGGCCGCTCCACCATCCCGCTCGGCGACCCGGCCTTCACGGCCGACGGCCGGCTCGTCACGAGCCACCACCCGGCCTTCGCCACGGCCGAGCGCGTCAGCGTCTTCGCGGCCCCCGACCGGCTGGAGCCCTACCCGAATGCCGTCTGGAACGCCGGCCCGTCCGGCCCCGACCATTTCGACAGCGTGCAAGGGATGTGCACCGACTCCAAGGGCGTGATGTGGATGGGCGACATGGGCGAGCGCGAGAAGGCGGTGCCCAAGATCGTCGGCTGGGACACGAAGGCGGACCGGCTCGCGAGGACGATCATGCTGCCCCCGCCCGCCACGGTCCCGGCGTCCGAGCCGCAGGACCTGGTCGTCGACGAGACGCGCGGGCTGATCGTGCTGGCCGACGAGGCGACGGGCCAGGGCGGCGACGGCTCGCAGGGCGCGCTGATCGTGGTCGACGTCGCGAGCGGGCAGGCGCGGCGCGTGCTGCAGGGATCGAAGGGCACCACGCCCGAGGACCGCGACATCGTGGTCGACGGCCGTCCCCTCCAGCGGCTCGAAGCCAAGACGGGCAAGCGCGCGCCCATGCGGGTCGGCGCCGACGGCATCGCGCTCGACGCCCGGTCCGAGTGGCTCTACTTCGGCCCGCTGAACGGCTCTGCCGTGTACCGCGTCCGCATGGCCGACCTCGCCGACGCGGCGCTGAAGCCGGACGCGCTGGAGAAGCGCGTCGAGCGCTACGCGGCGCGGCCCAACGCCGGCGGCATGCTCATGGACGCCGACGACAACCTGTACCTGACCGAGATCGAGCACCGCGCGGTCGGCGTGATCCCGCCCGGGGACCGCTGCTACCGGCAGGTCGCCACCAGCCCCGACATGCTGTGGCCCGACGGGCTGGCGACGGGTCCGGACGGGATGATCTACGTCACCGTCACGCAGCTGCCGCTCGCGGCGCCATTCGACGACGGCGACATGAAGGCCCGCGCGCCGTTCCTGGTCATGCGGTTCAGGCCGCAGCCGGTCGCGCCGCGGGCGAGGTGCGGCTGAGGCGCGCGCCTCACAGCCCCGCGGCGGCCCGCAGCGCGGCGTTCATGCGGTCCTGCCAGCCCGGGCCATCCGCCTGGAAATGCTCGAGCACGTCCTCGTCGATCCTGAGGGTCACGCTCTGCCGCGCGCCGGGGATGGCGGCGGGCTTGGGCGGCGGCGGGGCGGAGGGCTTGGCCGGCCCCTTGCTGAAGACGGCTTCGGCGTCGGCGAAGGGGTCGCGCGGCCTGCGTGTGCTCACCATGGCGGAGTCCTCGGTCTGTGGTCCCCTGTGTGGCGCCGCGGCCGGCCCGCCGCAAGGCCGGACATCGCGGCGCACCCCCGGCCCGGAACGGGCGCTCGCCGCCGATCATTCCCCCGCACCATCGGGGAAACCATCGTGAACGCACCGACATCCGTGGGGCAACCCCTCCGCCGCGTCGACGGCCGCGCCAAGGTGACCGGCGCGGCCCGCTACGCGTCCGACCTCCCGCTGCCGGGCCTCGCCCACGCCGCGCTGGCGACGAGCCGCGTCGCGAGGGGGCGCATCGTGTCGATCGATGCGCGCGAGGCCGAGGCCGTGCCGGGCGTGCTCGGGGTCTTCACGCACCGCGAGTTCGGCGGCGCCGTGCGGCCCGTCGGCTACGTCATGGGGGACGGCTACGTCAACTCGACCTTCCGCCCGCTTGACGGCCCGGAGATCCGCTACCACGGGCAGATCATCG is drawn from Lichenibacterium dinghuense and contains these coding sequences:
- a CDS encoding major royal jelly family protein, with product MPRPRLAVPLAALLLAGPASARAADAPVTAEVWGRSTIPLGDPAFTADGRLVTSHHPAFATAERVSVFAAPDRLEPYPNAVWNAGPSGPDHFDSVQGMCTDSKGVMWMGDMGEREKAVPKIVGWDTKADRLARTIMLPPPATVPASEPQDLVVDETRGLIVLADEATGQGGDGSQGALIVVDVASGQARRVLQGSKGTTPEDRDIVVDGRPLQRLEAKTGKRAPMRVGADGIALDARSEWLYFGPLNGSAVYRVRMADLADAALKPDALEKRVERYAARPNAGGMLMDADDNLYLTEIEHRAVGVIPPGDRCYRQVATSPDMLWPDGLATGPDGMIYVTVTQLPLAAPFDDGDMKARAPFLVMRFRPQPVAPRARCG
- a CDS encoding MATE family efflux transporter yields the protein MTSPNRVAVTHAAVIRLALPMTLAHMSTPLLGFADAAVIGRLGEPALLGAIAAAAVIFDFVFWGLGFLRMGTAGLTAQAVGAGDLAAERATLLRALLLALGLGTLLIALQRPIASVAFAALGATPAVTAAARSYYDIRIWSAPFALTNYVVLGAVIGRGRTDLGLVLQVLINLSNIALNVALVAGAGLGVRGSAVGTLLAEGVGAAVGLAVLARLHGRFAVDWAALRDRAALSRMLGVNRDIMIRSAALIFAFAFFTAQGARGGDVVLAANAVLMNLFLISAYFLDGFATAAEQMCGQSVGAGDGAGFRRAVGITALWCAAFSGAVTLIAFAGGGLFIDVVTTSPAVREAARLFLPFAALTPLCGAMAFEFDGVFVGATWTRDMRNLMLLSLGLYLALFAALRPLGNAGLWTALLGFLLARGLLQGWRYRALAGSTFPRAAAAR
- a CDS encoding glutathione S-transferase family protein, yielding MPAIKLWGFDNSTYVRTVKMLLAEKGVTDFEQVPVNVLKGEPRQPEHLARHPFGKVPVVDVDGFRIIETPAIAAYLDALLPGKRLIPTDLKSLARSAMTVSILDSYGYKALIGGVVAYHLFPDFVGGKNEAMHHEGIAEGKTVLGEIMKLRGGDRFIAGAEQSLADLYLAPIFAYVVLTPHKQEFLALPGVADWWGAVTALDSFKGTEYPS
- a CDS encoding BrnA antitoxin family protein; its protein translation is MVSTRRPRDPFADAEAVFSKGPAKPSAPPPPKPAAIPGARQSVTLRIDEDVLEHFQADGPGWQDRMNAALRAAAGL
- a CDS encoding YihY/virulence factor BrkB family protein — translated: MTPEEQAEDWRAQVGEEPGAPGSSTDLARAREPGRGREADSPKDIPARGWKDILVRVFWATSANRVLSTAGSVAFFALLAVFPGIAAIVSLYGLFADASTICGHLVLLAGILPAGVLGLVDDQVRLVAQQDNNTLGSAFAISLAVALYSANSGAVALFDALNVVYNEKEERSALRLYATTFAFTLAGVAFTVVALAGVVVLPVVSKFFGLPSLTEWLLAVARWPILLLTIVVSLAVIYRYGPSRNEARWRWVTWGSAIAALLWIAASMLFSWYVATFDSYNRVYGSLGAAVGFMVWLWISAVIVLLGGELNAEVEHQTARDTTEPGRRPLGTRGAMMADHVGKAQG
- a CDS encoding SDR family oxidoreductase, which codes for MTDAAADRLRMQDPRKQYPQPPFPRQPQSAPGLAKAMDPKPDHGETSYKGYGRLVGRKALVTGADSGIGRAAAIAFAREGADVALSYLADEQADAEEVKTVVEAEGRTCLLLPGDITSEDFCLELVTKAASGLGGIDILVNNAGKQTNQEDVDDITSEQFDRTMKTNLYAMFWITKAALKHMPAGAAIINTASVQGFSPSAGLVDYATTKAGIIAFSQALAKQQIEHGIRVNVVAPGPFWTALQPSGGQPQEKVQKFGAEVPLGRPGQPVECAPIYVFLASQEASYVTGEVYAATGGKGT
- a CDS encoding DUF5993 family protein, whose protein sequence is MMALIFAALTAALLTLLFGPRRLAAALLLAGLALSAALFLFEIHDARDGFAMPWLQVAADAPERGA
- a CDS encoding MFS transporter, translated to MAVAERVPLTPQQIILMNFGFFGIQYSFGMQQTAINPIFSFLHADAGSLPLLNMAGPITGLLIQPVIGAMSDRTWSPRWGRRKPYFLIGALGCSLCLFLYPFCMALWMAVLLLWLLDASNNTAMEPYRAFIADKLPPAQHARGFLTQSFFTGFGITLANVSLFVFQKSIGGATASGIPYWVFGSFFLGAVCSIGSVGLSVRTTPEIPPSAEELAAMRAHGAGFAATLGEIGTAIRQMPLTLWQLALVYLFQWYAMFCYWQYVSLSIAKSVWGATAADPAYSDAVAWTGLVNGFYNVVTFLSAFGLMWAAKRYSARLVHAAALVLAAVALLVFPHIGDKYLLFVPMIGFGIAWASMMGVPYIMAVAVIPRSRYGVYMGIINMMIVIPMLIQTVTFGAVYDHLLGADPAKALTFAGVLLLLAAGATMMIAQPRGEATQNMPMEGRLPAE
- a CDS encoding disulfide bond formation protein B, with protein sequence MTRARLDDLAALAMLLGLLAVLAAALVMQFGFGEAPCPLCLLERVGMFGACFGLAMHFRAGPGAGASARAAGVGLASAVFLLVVSVRQVLLDIVPRPGHGYVGSAVLGLHMPVWAVVVAVALIAGFAGRLALFGSPAREPDGPGMTGRLAGLASLLVAALAAVNLAAVLMQCGFGECRAAG